One genomic segment of Candidatus Nitrosocosmicus arcticus includes these proteins:
- a CDS encoding 6-bladed beta-propeller — translation MVLPILILSFNSASYGQSQPQNLTFTYFTSWGSAGEGDGQFDGQNDVDFFNGKVYVPDYANHRIQIFDPTGEFLTKFGEGGEGNGQFHKASAMSMDAEGNMYIADQFNYRIQKFSNDGTYLSQWGTEGEGDGQFLHPHVPANDAQGKLFVTDRDLANVQVFTNDGQFLYKWGSEGESDGLLSNPESSIVDSGGNVYIADYGNNRIQKFSNDGTYLSQWGTKGVADGQFQGPSGLSIDANDSIYVTDKNNNRVQVFTTEGQFLTKFGSTGSGDGQLTDPEGVGVDKESGTVYVADTGNSRIVVFKPQQ, via the coding sequence TTGGTTCTTCCAATACTTATTTTATCCTTTAATTCAGCTTCTTATGGACAGTCTCAGCCTCAGAATCTAACCTTTACTTATTTTACTAGTTGGGGTTCAGCGGGTGAAGGTGATGGACAATTTGATGGACAGAATGATGTAGATTTTTTTAATGGAAAAGTATATGTTCCTGATTATGCGAATCACAGAATTCAAATATTTGACCCTACTGGCGAATTCTTAACAAAATTCGGTGAAGGAGGAGAAGGCAATGGTCAATTTCACAAAGCCTCTGCAATGTCAATGGATGCAGAAGGCAATATGTATATCGCAGACCAATTTAATTATAGAATTCAAAAGTTTAGTAACGACGGTACATATCTTTCACAATGGGGTACTGAGGGTGAAGGCGATGGACAATTCTTACATCCACATGTTCCAGCAAATGATGCACAAGGAAAGTTATTTGTAACTGATAGAGACCTTGCTAATGTCCAAGTATTTACAAATGATGGTCAATTTCTGTACAAATGGGGAAGTGAAGGAGAATCTGATGGGCTGTTATCAAATCCAGAAAGCTCTATTGTTGACTCAGGTGGTAACGTGTATATAGCAGATTATGGGAATAACAGAATTCAAAAGTTTAGTAACGACGGTACATATCTTTCACAATGGGGAACAAAAGGCGTTGCTGATGGTCAATTCCAAGGGCCGTCAGGTCTGTCTATTGATGCTAATGACAGTATTTATGTAACTGATAAAAACAATAATAGAGTTCAAGTGTTCACAACCGAAGGGCAATTCCTAACTAAATTTGGCTCCACAGGCTCAGGCGACGGACAATTAACTGACCCTGAAGGAGTAGGGGTGGATAAAGAATCCGGAACTGTGTACGTGGCTGACACAGGAAATTCGCGTATAGTTGTTTTTAAGCCTCAGCAATAA